The proteins below come from a single Nostoc sp. KVJ3 genomic window:
- a CDS encoding EamA family transporter: MNITNWLLLIVVVLFGTTANVSLKYGLQISSPTKGGSTSILNLVLSRYFVIWFICYTFMTILWLYVLQTVPLSQAFPVLGLMYAFIPIASHYLLKEQVAFSQWLGISVIITGVVLVVN; this comes from the coding sequence ATGAACATCACAAACTGGCTACTTTTAATAGTTGTAGTTTTATTCGGAACAACAGCTAATGTATCACTAAAGTATGGACTTCAAATTTCTAGTCCTACTAAGGGAGGAAGTACGTCTATCCTAAATCTGGTACTATCTCGTTACTTTGTGATTTGGTTTATCTGCTATACATTTATGACTATATTATGGCTTTACGTATTGCAGACAGTTCCTCTGAGTCAAGCATTTCCAGTTCTAGGATTAATGTATGCATTTATACCGATTGCTTCCCACTATCTTCTAAAAGAGCAGGTTGCATTTAGCCAGTGGTTAGGAATTTCCGTGATTATAACTGGCGTAGTTCTGGTTGTAAATTAA
- the aroA gene encoding 3-phosphoshikimate 1-carboxyvinyltransferase, whose product MDTIAIPALNRPVDATVEIPGSKSLTNRALLVAALAQGDSILENALFSEDSEYFVKCIEQLGISITLNPHQAKIQVAGRGGDIPAKQADLFVGLAGTAARFISALVALGNGEYRLDGVPRMRERPMGDMLTVLQKGKATVNFEGNSGFMPYTIYSKGFAGGNFRLKANQTSQQLSALLMIAPYAQQNTSIEVEGTLVSQSYIKMTCRLMADFGVEVIQIGDNHFQIEAGQRYQPQHYTVEPDASNASYFFAAAAVTGGRVRVKHLTKQSCQGDILWLDVLEQMGCEIKDGDDYTEVTGPKQLQGIDIDMNDISDLVQTLAAIAPFASSPITIRNVEHIRYKETDRIRAVVTELRRLGVKVEEFPDRLKIEPGPITPAAIETYHDHRMAMAFAVTGLKVPGIVIKDPACTAKTFPDYFTRFFKMLEQ is encoded by the coding sequence GTGGATACCATTGCAATTCCTGCTCTAAATCGGCCAGTGGATGCCACGGTAGAAATTCCCGGTTCTAAAAGTCTTACCAATCGGGCGTTGCTTGTTGCTGCTTTAGCACAAGGTGACTCCATTTTAGAAAATGCCTTATTTAGTGAAGACAGCGAGTATTTTGTCAAATGCATAGAGCAATTAGGCATTTCCATTACTTTGAATCCTCATCAGGCAAAGATTCAAGTGGCGGGAAGAGGAGGTGATATTCCAGCTAAACAGGCAGATTTATTTGTGGGTTTGGCAGGTACAGCAGCACGGTTTATCTCGGCGTTGGTGGCATTGGGTAACGGCGAATATCGCCTCGATGGTGTTCCTCGGATGCGAGAACGACCGATGGGTGATATGCTAACGGTGCTGCAAAAGGGCAAAGCAACCGTTAACTTTGAGGGAAACTCAGGGTTTATGCCCTACACCATCTATAGCAAGGGATTCGCTGGTGGAAATTTTCGGTTGAAAGCCAACCAAACAAGTCAGCAACTTTCGGCATTACTGATGATTGCACCCTATGCTCAACAAAATACGAGCATTGAAGTTGAAGGGACATTAGTCTCTCAATCTTACATCAAAATGACCTGTCGTTTAATGGCAGATTTTGGCGTGGAGGTAATTCAAATCGGCGATAATCATTTTCAGATCGAAGCCGGTCAACGTTACCAACCTCAACATTATACAGTCGAACCCGATGCCTCAAACGCTTCTTACTTTTTTGCCGCCGCCGCCGTCACAGGTGGACGGGTGCGCGTCAAACATTTAACGAAACAATCGTGTCAGGGTGATATTTTGTGGCTGGATGTTTTAGAACAGATGGGTTGCGAAATTAAGGATGGGGATGATTACACCGAAGTAACGGGGCCGAAGCAATTGCAAGGCATCGACATTGATATGAATGATATCTCAGATTTGGTGCAAACATTAGCTGCGATCGCGCCCTTTGCCAGTTCACCAATTACCATTCGGAACGTAGAACATATTCGATATAAGGAAACCGACCGGATTCGAGCGGTAGTAACAGAGTTGCGTCGGCTAGGAGTTAAGGTTGAAGAATTTCCAGATAGACTAAAAATTGAGCCTGGCCCCATTACCCCAGCAGCAATTGAAACCTATCACGATCATCGCATGGCAATGGCATTTGCTGTTACTGGCTTGAAGGTTCCAGGGATTGTAATTAAAGACCCTGCTTGTACAGCGAAAACCTTTCCAGATTACTTTACCAGATTCTTCAAAATGTTAGAACAATAA
- a CDS encoding 2Fe-2S iron-sulfur cluster-binding protein has product MAVYQVRFINSTLGLDRTIQVPEEQYILDMAEEASIRLPSGCKQGECSACVAKLISGEVNQSEQKFLRPSEIQAGYVVTCVTYPLSNCTLETHQEQVLYKSALYYHPESGKSEL; this is encoded by the coding sequence ATGGCAGTTTATCAAGTCCGATTCATCAATTCTACCCTGGGGTTAGATCGCACCATTCAAGTGCCAGAGGAGCAATATATTCTGGATATGGCAGAAGAAGCTAGTATCCGCCTACCATCTGGCTGTAAACAAGGTGAATGTTCTGCTTGTGTCGCCAAACTGATTAGCGGCGAAGTTAATCAAAGCGAGCAAAAATTTCTGCGCCCAAGTGAAATCCAGGCTGGTTATGTTGTGACTTGTGTAACTTATCCCTTGTCTAATTGCACTTTAGAAACCCATCAAGAACAAGTTTTATATAAATCAGCCCTTTACTATCACCCTGAGTCTGGAAAATCTGAATTATAA
- a CDS encoding small multidrug resistance protein — protein sequence MSQTSNFKIIPYIILFISILFSISGQLLMKNTMSHTDEGLFNWIFIQKLALAISVYCLGIVNWILALRTVKLSIAYPLTSLNYVGILFGSYYFFNEVITLTRIAGVITIFFGVLLVVIPLKKST from the coding sequence ATGTCGCAAACTTCAAACTTTAAAATAATTCCTTATATCATCTTGTTCATCAGTATTTTATTTAGTATTTCTGGGCAATTGCTGATGAAGAATACCATGAGTCATACAGATGAGGGACTATTTAATTGGATATTTATTCAAAAATTAGCACTAGCTATTAGTGTTTATTGCTTGGGAATAGTAAATTGGATATTGGCTCTCCGAACTGTAAAATTGAGTATTGCCTATCCACTGACCAGTTTAAATTATGTTGGGATACTTTTTGGCTCATACTATTTTTTTAACGAGGTAATTACCCTAACTAGAATAGCAGGAGTCATCACTATTTTTTTTGGTGTTCTTTTGGTGGTTATCCCACTCAAAAAGTCTACATAA
- a CDS encoding NAD(P)/FAD-dependent oxidoreductase yields MNIGIVGGGITGIVLAQRLAHQGHIVTVYDSNKQLGGLTTYHDYGLFTWDRFYHVILPSDIHLINFLRDIGLGDKLRWNRSLTGFYDNRKFYSISNTIEFLRFPLFGLIGKIRLAFTLLYGSRLNDWRRLEKILVEDWLLKLGGKSTYEKLWKPLLLSKLGENYKRISAVFIWAYIKRLFSARDSSLNKEQLGYVSGGYKTVFDHIEKLIYAAGGHIYKGVAVEYIAPHPEGGMWVESQGKKEHFDKVIFTGPVNILQQVAANELVKVSDTDETVEYLGVICMVLITRKALVPYYVVNIADRSIPFTGVIGMSNLVSLQETEGYHMTFLPKYILSTDPLLKQPDDELRQIFFQGIRLMFPELKQDDIVAAHINRAIKVQPLQVLDYSTLVPKVSTENDDFFVVNTSQLVNDSVNNNAVVRQVDEFLKKSTLLNS; encoded by the coding sequence ATGAATATAGGCATCGTCGGCGGAGGTATAACTGGAATAGTATTAGCCCAACGTCTCGCACATCAAGGACATATAGTAACTGTATACGATAGTAATAAGCAGCTTGGTGGACTTACTACCTATCATGATTATGGGTTATTTACCTGGGATCGCTTTTATCACGTTATCCTACCTTCTGATATTCATTTAATAAATTTTCTTAGAGATATTGGTCTTGGAGATAAACTGCGTTGGAATCGGAGTTTAACAGGCTTCTACGACAATCGAAAATTTTATTCTATCAGTAACACCATAGAATTTCTCCGCTTTCCTCTGTTTGGACTTATCGGTAAAATCAGATTAGCTTTTACTCTCCTATATGGTTCACGTCTTAATGATTGGCGGCGGTTAGAGAAGATTTTAGTCGAAGATTGGCTACTGAAACTCGGTGGAAAAAGCACATATGAAAAACTTTGGAAACCCTTGCTTCTATCCAAATTAGGAGAGAACTATAAGCGAATATCAGCCGTTTTTATCTGGGCTTACATCAAACGACTATTTTCAGCACGAGATTCTTCATTAAATAAAGAACAACTTGGTTATGTCTCAGGCGGTTACAAAACTGTTTTTGACCATATAGAAAAGTTAATTTATGCGGCTGGGGGTCACATCTACAAAGGTGTTGCAGTAGAGTATATCGCCCCTCATCCAGAGGGAGGAATGTGGGTTGAATCTCAGGGTAAAAAGGAACATTTTGATAAAGTCATTTTCACTGGCCCAGTTAATATTTTGCAGCAGGTTGCTGCTAATGAACTGGTAAAAGTTTCAGACACTGATGAAACAGTAGAATACCTTGGTGTAATCTGCATGGTACTTATTACTCGCAAGGCTTTAGTTCCTTATTACGTAGTAAATATTGCCGATAGGAGTATTCCCTTCACCGGAGTCATCGGTATGAGCAACTTAGTTTCTTTGCAGGAGACAGAAGGATATCACATGACATTCTTACCAAAATATATCCTTTCCACTGACCCGTTGTTAAAACAGCCAGATGATGAATTGCGCCAAATATTTTTCCAGGGTATACGTTTGATGTTCCCAGAACTCAAACAAGATGACATTGTCGCAGCACACATTAATCGAGCTATTAAAGTACAGCCGCTACAAGTTTTAGATTATTCAACCCTTGTTCCAAAAGTGAGTACTGAAAACGATGATTTTTTCGTCGTCAATACTTCACAGTTGGTCAATGATAGCGTTAACAACAACGCAGTTGTGCGCCAGGTCGATGAATTTCTCAAGAAATCAACATTGCTGAATTCTTGA
- a CDS encoding EthD domain-containing protein, whose translation MTKVNYSEDNQDVTTVLYILIQKKKEIDYQTFYSYWKNVHGPVSARLPGQYQYWQYHLTYNSDDIWPGIDGIEYAISEEEQLDGIAELTFTSDENFQAWVNTIAILDSDQQNFVNKAVMYRTNLGNSKTYVNSIENSSAIGKLDVIKFHVMLKKANAITVDEFRKYMVDIFAESFVKSDLIIKFRLHLLEEHDNSLPPAPGVSNYEPLEKQYQAAFEIAFKNSIDMATFFNSEAYTSVVKDYRNYIKQFVTFGEQGTYTFIDDGKLTLAGQRTSTVAELITSLGATNQTEDKILNLMLGKDKSTVVV comes from the coding sequence ATGACAAAGGTTAATTACTCAGAAGATAATCAAGATGTGACGACAGTATTATATATACTTATTCAAAAGAAGAAAGAAATAGATTATCAAACATTTTATAGCTACTGGAAAAATGTTCATGGCCCAGTAAGTGCAAGGCTACCAGGTCAATACCAGTACTGGCAGTATCATTTAACTTATAATTCGGATGATATTTGGCCAGGTATTGATGGCATAGAATACGCAATTTCTGAAGAAGAACAGTTGGATGGAATAGCAGAATTGACCTTTACCTCAGATGAGAACTTTCAAGCCTGGGTTAATACTATTGCCATTCTCGATTCTGACCAGCAGAACTTTGTTAATAAAGCTGTTATGTATAGAACGAATCTTGGTAATTCTAAAACCTATGTTAACAGCATAGAAAATAGTTCTGCAATCGGCAAATTAGATGTAATCAAATTCCATGTTATGCTCAAAAAAGCAAATGCTATAACCGTTGATGAGTTTCGGAAATATATGGTAGATATATTTGCTGAATCTTTTGTGAAAAGTGATTTAATTATTAAGTTCAGATTGCATTTACTTGAAGAGCATGACAATTCACTTCCACCAGCACCGGGAGTTTCTAATTACGAACCATTAGAAAAGCAATATCAAGCAGCATTTGAAATTGCCTTTAAAAATTCGATAGATATGGCAACTTTCTTTAATTCAGAAGCATATACTTCTGTAGTAAAAGACTACAGAAACTATATAAAGCAATTTGTTACTTTTGGAGAACAGGGTACTTACACGTTTATTGATGATGGTAAGTTAACCCTCGCTGGACAAAGAACTTCCACTGTCGCAGAACTTATCACAAGTCTGGGTGCAACCAATCAAACAGAAGACAAGATACTTAATCTGATGCTTGGTAAGGATAAATCAACGGTTGTCGTCTGA
- a CDS encoding glycosyltransferase family 2 protein — protein sequence MSLFVLLPAYNEEESIRPLFKRFQTLQQISSMEIKLILVDDGSSDATAQTALEESQSLGVLLKLVQHPKNAGLGEAIKTGFRTFLDISQEGDFLAAMDCDNTQPPELLIKMYDTMIAGSYDIAIASRYRKGSKVIGLSKFREIMSYGASWLFRIAARVRGVRDYTCGYRLYNRNFVSKLDMHYGDNLFTESGFACMIDLLLKAKVLRPKIAEIPMVLRYDQKPTASKMKILKTITRTLMLLFKNLTSTGQASNLGQTFNERETVRIPLKMANRK from the coding sequence ATGAGTCTTTTTGTTCTTTTACCCGCATACAACGAAGAAGAATCAATTCGCCCCTTGTTCAAAAGATTTCAGACATTGCAGCAAATCTCTAGTATGGAGATAAAACTGATTCTTGTTGATGATGGTAGTAGTGATGCAACTGCTCAGACTGCTTTAGAAGAATCTCAATCACTGGGTGTATTACTTAAGTTAGTCCAACATCCTAAAAATGCTGGTTTAGGTGAAGCAATTAAAACAGGTTTCAGGACTTTTTTAGATATTTCTCAAGAAGGCGATTTTTTAGCCGCAATGGATTGCGACAACACGCAACCACCAGAATTGTTAATCAAGATGTATGACACAATGATAGCTGGTAGCTATGATATTGCGATCGCATCTAGATATCGAAAAGGCTCTAAAGTCATAGGTTTATCAAAATTTAGAGAGATAATGAGTTACGGAGCTAGCTGGCTGTTTAGAATTGCCGCCCGTGTACGCGGTGTAAGAGACTATACTTGTGGTTACAGGCTGTATAACCGTAATTTTGTTAGTAAACTAGATATGCATTATGGCGACAATCTATTTACTGAAAGCGGATTTGCTTGCATGATAGATTTACTGCTGAAAGCCAAAGTTCTCAGACCAAAAATTGCAGAAATCCCAATGGTTTTGAGATATGACCAAAAGCCAACTGCGAGCAAAATGAAAATTCTGAAAACTATTACTCGCACATTGATGCTTCTGTTTAAGAATCTAACATCTACAGGACAAGCTTCCAATTTAGGTCAGACTTTCAATGAGCGAGAAACAGTAAGAATTCCCCTAAAAATGGCAAATCGTAAATAA
- a CDS encoding Tex family protein, with product MLNIPQLLATEINLKSHQVQNALELLAEGATIPFIARYRKERTDEMNEVQLRELSDRYTYLTELEERKSAILSAIAQQGKLTDELKAKISSCLQKTELEDLYLPYRPKRRTRATIAREKGLEPLAEFIKSLNVKNTATASLEEEAAKYICETKGVKTAEEALKGAADILAEEVAEKAELRAYIRDYLLEEGVFVSRIKDDYPEGTTKFEMYRNYQIRVKNIAPHNMLALCRGETEKILSFEIAFDEDTVLYYLESKEIKTKIRTIRDFYQAMLKDTFNRLMKVSLMGEVISEKKIYADIESIKTFETNLRELLLSAPAGMKPTLAIDPGFRTGCKVAVLDQTGKFLEYQAVFPHQAAEQRAKAAQTVKNLIEKYKIELIAIGNGTASRETEEFVTQVLQTIERKPVKVMVNESGASIYSASKVALEEFPDLDITVRGAISIGRRLQDPLAELVKIDPKSIGVGQYQHDVDQKLLKKKLDDTVESCVNYVGVDLNTASKELLTSVSGITATIANNIVAYRNQNGAFKNRRQLLKVPKLGPKAFEQAAGFLRIRGGDNPLDNTAVHPESYSVVEAIASDLNVPLKQVTEIAEKLKKTNIKKYVTDSVGEPTLRDILSELEKPGRDPRAEFKYATFREGIKEIRDLKVGMELEGIVTNVANFGAFVDIGVHQDGLVHISQLADRFIDDPNKVVKVGQVVKVQVLEIDEKLKRISLSMKAVKQ from the coding sequence ATGCTGAACATTCCTCAATTACTGGCAACTGAAATAAACCTCAAATCCCATCAGGTGCAAAACGCACTGGAACTTTTGGCGGAGGGTGCAACAATCCCCTTCATTGCACGTTACCGGAAAGAGCGCACTGATGAGATGAATGAAGTGCAACTACGTGAACTGTCCGATCGATATACTTATTTAACAGAACTGGAAGAACGAAAATCTGCGATTTTAAGTGCGATCGCTCAACAAGGTAAACTTACAGATGAACTCAAAGCTAAAATCTCATCCTGCTTACAAAAAACCGAACTTGAGGATTTATATCTACCCTATCGCCCAAAACGACGCACCCGCGCCACTATCGCCAGAGAAAAAGGACTCGAACCACTGGCGGAATTTATTAAGTCGCTAAATGTCAAAAATACTGCAACTGCGTCCCTGGAGGAAGAAGCAGCTAAGTATATTTGTGAAACCAAGGGAGTCAAAACCGCAGAAGAAGCGCTTAAAGGTGCTGCTGATATTTTAGCGGAAGAAGTGGCTGAAAAAGCGGAATTACGGGCATATATCCGCGATTATCTTTTAGAAGAAGGGGTATTTGTCTCTCGCATCAAAGATGATTATCCCGAAGGGACAACCAAGTTTGAGATGTACCGTAACTATCAAATTAGGGTAAAAAATATTGCACCTCATAATATGCTGGCGTTGTGTCGGGGTGAAACAGAAAAAATCTTAAGCTTTGAAATCGCTTTCGATGAAGATACAGTACTTTACTATCTGGAGTCGAAAGAAATTAAAACTAAAATACGGACAATTCGGGATTTTTATCAGGCGATGTTGAAGGATACATTTAACCGGTTAATGAAAGTCTCTCTAATGGGAGAAGTAATTTCTGAGAAAAAAATATATGCAGACATAGAATCAATCAAGACATTTGAAACTAATCTGCGAGAATTGCTACTGTCTGCACCAGCCGGAATGAAACCAACCTTGGCCATAGACCCTGGATTTAGAACTGGGTGTAAAGTTGCTGTCCTCGACCAAACAGGGAAATTTTTGGAATATCAAGCAGTTTTTCCCCACCAAGCAGCTGAACAACGCGCTAAGGCTGCACAAACTGTCAAAAATCTGATTGAAAAGTATAAGATTGAGTTAATCGCCATTGGTAACGGTACAGCCTCTCGCGAGACAGAGGAGTTTGTGACGCAAGTATTACAAACAATAGAACGCAAACCAGTTAAGGTGATGGTGAATGAGTCAGGCGCATCTATATATTCTGCAAGTAAAGTTGCGCTAGAAGAGTTTCCCGATTTAGATATTACCGTGCGCGGTGCCATTAGCATTGGTCGCCGTTTACAAGACCCTTTGGCGGAACTGGTGAAAATCGATCCCAAATCCATTGGTGTGGGACAATATCAGCACGATGTCGATCAGAAGTTGTTGAAAAAGAAATTGGATGATACTGTAGAAAGCTGCGTTAACTACGTCGGCGTAGACTTAAATACTGCCTCCAAAGAACTTCTGACATCCGTCTCTGGGATTACGGCAACAATTGCCAATAACATTGTCGCCTATCGGAATCAGAATGGAGCCTTTAAAAATCGTCGCCAACTGTTGAAAGTTCCGAAACTGGGGCCAAAGGCTTTTGAACAAGCGGCGGGTTTTCTGCGGATTCGCGGCGGTGACAACCCATTGGATAATACAGCAGTGCATCCAGAGAGTTATTCTGTAGTAGAAGCGATCGCATCTGATTTAAATGTACCGTTAAAGCAGGTGACAGAAATTGCCGAAAAACTCAAAAAAACCAACATTAAAAAATATGTTACTGATAGCGTCGGCGAACCTACACTACGCGATATCCTCAGCGAACTAGAAAAACCAGGTAGAGATCCTCGCGCTGAGTTTAAGTATGCCACCTTCCGAGAAGGAATTAAAGAAATTAGGGACTTGAAGGTGGGAATGGAACTAGAAGGAATCGTGACAAATGTTGCCAACTTTGGTGCTTTTGTTGATATCGGCGTACATCAAGATGGCTTAGTGCATATATCCCAACTTGCTGATAGATTTATAGACGATCCCAATAAAGTTGTTAAAGTCGGACAAGTAGTCAAAGTACAGGTACTAGAAATCGACGAGAAACTCAAGCGGATTAGTTTGTCGATGAAGGCAGTTAAACAATAA